Proteins co-encoded in one Sphingopyxis sp. BE259 genomic window:
- the trmFO gene encoding methylenetetrahydrofolate--tRNA-(uracil(54)-C(5))-methyltransferase (FADH(2)-oxidizing) TrmFO encodes MAEYDVHIIGGGLAGSEAAWQLAQAGFRVRLSEMRGGGDMTPAHQGDALAEMVCSNSFRSDDGDSNAVGLLHREMRTLGSIIMREADVHKVPAGSALAVDRDLFAGGVTRTLENHPNVNIVRERIDTLPSEGLTIVATGPLTAAGLADSIGAATGKDALAFFDAIAPIVYRDSVDMDIAWMASRWDKVGPIGDGKDYINCPMDKDQYHAFVQGLVDGDKTEFKEWETNTPYFEGCMPIEVMAERGPETLRFGPMKGVGLDNPRTGRWPYAVVQLRQDNALGTLWNMVGFQTKLKHAAQVELFRTIPGLEKAEFARLGGLHRNSFIRSPELLDAQLRLKSAPHIRFAGQITGCEGYVESAAIGLIAARFAAAELGGRDLPPPPGETALGALLGHITGGADAASYQPMNVNFGLFPPLADDVRKKDRKLGYTQRAGAALAEWVKVAA; translated from the coding sequence ATGGCGGAATACGACGTGCACATCATCGGCGGCGGCCTCGCCGGATCCGAAGCGGCGTGGCAGCTCGCCCAAGCAGGTTTCCGCGTGCGATTGTCCGAAATGCGCGGTGGGGGCGACATGACCCCGGCGCATCAGGGCGACGCGCTCGCCGAGATGGTCTGCTCGAACAGCTTTCGCTCCGACGATGGCGACAGCAACGCCGTCGGCCTGCTCCACCGCGAGATGCGCACGTTAGGCTCGATCATCATGCGCGAGGCCGATGTCCACAAGGTGCCAGCGGGATCGGCACTCGCGGTCGATCGCGACCTGTTTGCGGGCGGCGTCACCCGCACGCTCGAAAACCACCCCAATGTGAACATCGTTCGCGAACGCATCGACACGTTGCCGAGCGAAGGCCTGACCATCGTCGCCACCGGCCCGCTGACCGCCGCAGGCCTAGCGGACAGCATCGGCGCCGCAACCGGCAAGGACGCGCTCGCCTTCTTCGACGCCATCGCGCCGATCGTCTATCGCGACAGCGTCGACATGGACATTGCGTGGATGGCCAGCCGCTGGGACAAGGTCGGGCCGATCGGCGACGGCAAGGATTATATCAACTGCCCGATGGACAAGGACCAGTATCACGCCTTCGTCCAGGGGCTGGTCGATGGCGACAAGACCGAGTTCAAGGAGTGGGAGACCAACACCCCCTATTTCGAAGGCTGCATGCCGATCGAGGTGATGGCCGAGCGCGGCCCCGAAACCTTGCGCTTCGGTCCGATGAAAGGCGTCGGCCTCGACAATCCGCGCACCGGGCGCTGGCCCTACGCCGTCGTCCAGCTGCGCCAGGACAATGCGCTGGGCACACTATGGAACATGGTCGGCTTCCAGACCAAGCTGAAGCATGCGGCGCAGGTCGAGCTGTTCCGTACCATCCCGGGGTTGGAAAAGGCCGAATTCGCGCGTCTCGGCGGGCTTCATCGCAACAGCTTCATCCGATCGCCCGAGCTTCTCGACGCGCAGCTCCGCCTGAAATCAGCGCCGCATATCCGCTTTGCCGGGCAGATCACCGGCTGCGAAGGCTATGTCGAAAGCGCCGCGATCGGGCTGATCGCGGCGCGCTTTGCCGCCGCCGAACTCGGCGGCCGAGACCTGCCGCCGCCGCCGGGCGAAACCGCACTCGGGGCGCTGCTGGGTCATATCACCGGCGGCGCCGATGCCGCGAGCTATCAGCCGATGAACGTCAATTTCGGCCTGTTTCCGCCGCTCGCCGATGACGTACGAAAGAAGGACCGCAAGCTGGGCTATACGCAGCGCGCGGGTGCGGCGCTGGCCGAATGGGTTAAGGTGGCAGCTTAA
- a CDS encoding lysoplasmalogenase family protein, which yields MNGTQSWDRARWLWWLALIGGISFFAAVFQRLDGPAIWAWKTTGVGLLAMWAAANAREKNGWLIAAALGFGALGDYLLDAKGLETGAVAFVVGHLIAIALYLTNRRTKTTSSQRLLGWLTMPATLVIVWAMLSPAAGWWHAAVYSLFVAAMAAAAWTSRFPRHRTGIGAMIFLASDLFIFAGEGGVLSKDVTLWLVWPLYFGGQALIAWGVVSTLAREGRS from the coding sequence ATGAACGGGACGCAGAGCTGGGACCGGGCGCGGTGGTTGTGGTGGCTCGCGCTGATTGGCGGGATCAGCTTTTTCGCCGCGGTGTTCCAGCGGCTCGACGGTCCCGCAATCTGGGCGTGGAAGACGACGGGCGTCGGGTTGCTCGCGATGTGGGCGGCGGCAAATGCCCGCGAGAAAAACGGCTGGTTGATCGCGGCGGCGCTCGGTTTCGGGGCGCTGGGCGATTATCTGCTCGACGCCAAGGGGCTCGAGACGGGAGCGGTAGCATTTGTCGTGGGGCACCTGATCGCGATCGCATTGTATCTGACCAACCGGCGCACAAAAACGACGTCATCACAGCGACTGCTCGGATGGCTGACGATGCCGGCGACCCTGGTCATTGTCTGGGCGATGCTGAGCCCGGCGGCGGGATGGTGGCATGCCGCCGTTTATTCGCTGTTCGTCGCAGCGATGGCCGCCGCCGCGTGGACCAGCCGCTTTCCGCGTCACCGGACTGGCATCGGCGCGATGATCTTCCTGGCGAGCGATCTGTTCATTTTTGCGGGCGAAGGCGGGGTGCTGTCAAAGGACGTCACGCTGTGGCTGGTGTGGCCGCTGTATTTCGGAGGGCAGGCGCTGATTGCATGGGGGGTGGTGAGCACGCTGGCGAGGGAAGGGCGTAGCTGA
- a CDS encoding DUF952 domain-containing protein: MTASTAFKVLTQQQWADFERERVFRGAPIDIADGYIHLSTGEQLESTIAKHFAGQSPLMIAEVDLLLLGDAIRWEAARGGDLFPHLYAELPIHAVVSLQRRD; this comes from the coding sequence ATGACCGCCTCGACCGCCTTCAAGGTGCTGACCCAGCAGCAATGGGCCGATTTCGAACGCGAACGCGTGTTTCGCGGCGCCCCGATCGACATCGCCGACGGCTATATCCACCTGTCGACCGGCGAGCAGCTCGAAAGCACGATCGCCAAGCATTTTGCGGGCCAGTCGCCGCTGATGATCGCCGAGGTCGACCTGCTCCTCCTCGGCGACGCGATCCGTTGGGAAGCGGCGCGCGGCGGCGATCTGTTCCCGCATCTTTACGCGGAGCTGCCAATCCACGCCGTGGTCAGCTTGCAGCGGCGCGACTAA
- a CDS encoding peroxiredoxin, translating to MKMLTKIALSIGFGLSLAALPTQGIAALEQGTKAPDFTLTAAQGGKEFSLSLKQVLRGGPVVLYFFPAAFTPGCTVEAHLFAEANGQFNQLGARVIGVTAGNIHRVAEFSRSACRDKFAVAADPGAKVAAKYDSRMPGADGKPMSNRTSYVIAPNGTILLAYTDSKPQAHVEKTMAAVRAWKARR from the coding sequence ATGAAAATGCTGACGAAAATTGCCCTGTCGATCGGGTTCGGACTGTCGCTCGCCGCGTTGCCGACACAAGGGATCGCGGCGCTCGAACAAGGGACAAAAGCTCCCGATTTCACCCTGACCGCGGCGCAGGGCGGCAAGGAGTTCAGCCTGTCGCTGAAGCAGGTGCTGCGGGGCGGACCGGTCGTCCTCTATTTCTTTCCCGCCGCTTTCACGCCTGGCTGCACCGTCGAGGCGCATCTGTTTGCCGAAGCCAACGGCCAGTTCAACCAGCTGGGGGCGCGCGTTATTGGTGTCACTGCGGGCAATATCCACCGCGTCGCCGAATTTTCGCGCTCGGCGTGCCGTGACAAATTCGCGGTTGCCGCCGACCCGGGCGCCAAGGTCGCGGCGAAATATGACAGCAGAATGCCGGGAGCGGACGGGAAGCCGATGTCGAACCGCACATCCTATGTCATCGCGCCGAACGGAACGATCCTGCTCGCCTACACCGACAGCAAACCGCAGGCGCATGTCGAAAAGACGATGGCAGCGGTGCGGGCGTGGAAAGCGCGGCGGTAA
- a CDS encoding MoaD/ThiS family protein, with translation MALDIAYFAWVRERMGAAEEVVELPTEVTDLAALLAWLAARDARGAFAFAEPQRIRAAIDGVMMGPDAPLVGAREVALFPPVTGG, from the coding sequence ATGGCGCTGGACATCGCTTATTTCGCCTGGGTGCGCGAGCGGATGGGAGCGGCCGAGGAGGTCGTCGAACTGCCCACTGAGGTGACCGACCTGGCCGCATTGCTGGCGTGGCTGGCGGCGCGGGACGCGCGCGGGGCTTTTGCTTTTGCCGAGCCGCAGCGGATTCGCGCCGCGATCGACGGGGTGATGATGGGGCCGGACGCGCCGCTCGTCGGCGCGCGCGAGGTTGCGCTATTCCCCCCGGTGACGGGCGGATGA
- the pgsA gene encoding CDP-diacylglycerol--glycerol-3-phosphate 3-phosphatidyltransferase — translation MLSLPNILTLSRILAVPILLFLLWPGVVEGSHQPKPIDYALAFVLYCLMGITDYFDGYVARSRGIVSRLGAFLDPIADKIMIAAVILLLVFTRDITGYHVIAALMILLREIIVSGLREFLATLQVSMPVTQLAKWKTTFQLVSFGALILAGALPEILWVKSVGLASLWVAAVLTLVTGWDYLRVGLKHMD, via the coding sequence ATGCTGAGTCTTCCGAACATCCTGACATTATCGCGCATATTGGCGGTGCCCATCTTGCTGTTCCTGCTGTGGCCGGGGGTGGTCGAGGGATCGCACCAGCCCAAGCCGATCGATTATGCGCTGGCGTTTGTCCTCTACTGCCTGATGGGCATTACCGATTATTTTGACGGTTATGTTGCACGCTCGCGCGGGATCGTGTCGCGGCTGGGCGCATTCCTCGATCCGATCGCCGACAAGATCATGATCGCCGCGGTGATATTGCTGTTGGTGTTTACCCGCGACATCACCGGCTATCACGTCATTGCCGCCCTGATGATCCTGCTGCGCGAGATCATCGTGTCGGGGCTTCGCGAATTCCTCGCGACCTTGCAGGTGTCGATGCCGGTCACCCAGCTGGCGAAATGGAAAACGACCTTTCAGCTCGTGTCATTCGGGGCGCTGATCCTGGCCGGGGCGCTGCCCGAAATCCTGTGGGTCAAGAGCGTCGGGCTGGCGTCGCTGTGGGTGGCGGCGGTGCTGACGCTGGTGACCGGCTGGGACTATCTGCGCGTCGGCCTGAAGCACATGGATTGA
- the gyrA gene encoding DNA gyrase subunit A — MTEENTPTPPSEDGISPINIVDEMKTSYLDYAMSVIVSRALPDVRDGLKPVHRRILYSAFESGYVAGRPYRKSARIVGDVMGKYHPHGDSSIYDALARMTQDWSMSVPLVDGQGNFGSMDPDPPAAMRYTESRLAKVANTLLGDLDKDTVDFQPNYDGSESEPTVLPARYPNLLVNGAGGIAVGMATNIPPHNLGEVINATLATIDNPEITLDDLMAIIPGPDFPTGPLILGQGGARLAYATGRGSIMMRSTHIIEEGRNDRQSIVLTSIPFQVGKSGLVEKIAEAARDKRIEGVSDIRDESNREGMRVVIELKRDATAEVVLNQLWRHTPAQSSFPANMLAIRGGRPEMMGLKTILSAFIDFREEVITRRCKFELNKARDRAHILLGLVVAVSNLDEVVRIIRGSTSPAAAREALLVREWPIGDIAPYIRLVEAIDGEMDDSASYRLSEVQVKAILDLRLHRLTALGRDEIGKELKELADEIEELLSILANRDKLIAVMRDELIAVRDEFAKPRRTLLAPAADGIDDEDLIEREEMVVTVTMDGYIKRTTLDTFRAQRRGGKGRAGMATKDEDVVTEMFVTSTHTPVLFFSTLGKVYRMKVWRLPEGGPATRGRPMVNLLPLGAGETISTVLPLPEDETEWGKLHVMFATAKGSVRRNSMDAFTSIRTAGKIAMKFENDDEDDRLIGVALLDEGDDVLLATRQGKAIRFAGNEVREFQSRDSTGVRGMRLSAGDEVISLSILHKVGVADQDERDDYLRHAAWKPEDTEGVRKPREMDDVRFAELQDREQFILTVCANGYGKLSSAYEYRRTGRGGQGITNIDNIARNGLVVASFPATKAHQLMLVTDQAKLIRMGLDSMRVIGRGTAGVRLFDVAKDEHVVSAALIEEGEEDTVEDDVAEAATPETEAPSE, encoded by the coding sequence TTGACCGAAGAAAATACGCCGACGCCGCCGTCCGAAGACGGCATTTCGCCGATCAACATCGTCGACGAAATGAAGACCAGCTACCTCGATTATGCGATGAGCGTGATCGTCAGCCGCGCACTGCCCGACGTGCGCGACGGGCTGAAGCCGGTGCACCGCCGCATCCTCTATTCGGCGTTTGAAAGCGGCTATGTCGCGGGCCGCCCCTATCGCAAATCGGCGCGTATCGTCGGTGACGTCATGGGTAAATATCACCCGCACGGCGACAGCTCGATCTACGACGCGCTCGCGCGCATGACGCAGGACTGGTCGATGAGCGTCCCCCTCGTCGACGGTCAGGGCAATTTCGGCTCGATGGACCCCGATCCGCCAGCCGCAATGCGCTACACCGAATCGCGTCTGGCCAAGGTCGCCAACACCCTGCTCGGCGATCTCGACAAGGATACCGTCGATTTCCAGCCGAACTATGACGGCTCCGAATCCGAACCGACCGTCCTCCCCGCACGCTATCCCAATCTGCTCGTCAATGGCGCGGGCGGCATCGCGGTCGGCATGGCGACCAACATTCCGCCGCACAATCTGGGCGAAGTGATCAACGCGACGCTGGCGACGATCGACAATCCCGAAATCACCCTCGACGACCTGATGGCCATCATCCCCGGCCCCGATTTCCCGACGGGCCCGCTGATCCTCGGCCAGGGCGGTGCGCGCCTGGCTTATGCCACCGGCCGCGGGTCGATCATGATGCGCTCGACGCACATCATCGAAGAAGGCAGAAACGATCGCCAATCGATTGTATTGACGTCGATTCCGTTTCAGGTCGGCAAGTCGGGACTGGTCGAAAAAATCGCCGAAGCGGCGCGCGATAAGCGCATCGAGGGGGTGTCCGACATCCGCGACGAATCGAACCGTGAGGGCATGCGCGTCGTCATCGAGCTGAAGCGCGACGCGACCGCCGAAGTCGTGCTCAACCAGCTGTGGCGCCACACCCCAGCGCAGTCGAGCTTCCCCGCCAACATGCTCGCGATCCGCGGGGGCCGTCCCGAAATGATGGGGCTCAAGACGATCCTGTCGGCGTTCATCGACTTCCGCGAGGAGGTGATTACCCGCCGCTGCAAGTTCGAACTGAACAAGGCGCGCGACCGCGCCCATATCTTGCTCGGCCTCGTCGTCGCGGTCAGCAATCTCGACGAAGTCGTCCGGATCATTCGCGGCTCGACCAGTCCGGCGGCGGCGCGCGAAGCGTTGCTTGTCCGCGAATGGCCGATCGGCGACATTGCGCCCTATATCCGGCTGGTCGAAGCGATCGACGGTGAGATGGACGACAGCGCAAGCTATCGCCTGTCCGAAGTGCAGGTGAAGGCGATCCTCGACCTACGCCTGCACCGCCTCACGGCCTTGGGCCGCGATGAAATCGGTAAAGAACTCAAGGAACTGGCAGACGAGATTGAGGAGCTTCTGAGCATCCTCGCCAACCGCGACAAGCTGATCGCGGTGATGCGCGATGAACTGATCGCGGTACGCGACGAATTTGCCAAGCCGCGCCGCACGTTGCTCGCTCCCGCCGCCGACGGCATCGATGACGAAGATCTGATCGAACGCGAAGAGATGGTCGTGACCGTCACCATGGACGGCTATATCAAGCGCACCACGCTCGACACCTTCCGCGCCCAGCGCCGCGGCGGCAAGGGCCGCGCCGGCATGGCGACGAAGGACGAGGATGTCGTCACCGAAATGTTCGTCACTTCGACGCACACCCCGGTGCTGTTCTTCTCGACGCTTGGCAAGGTGTACCGCATGAAAGTGTGGCGCCTGCCCGAAGGTGGCCCTGCGACGCGCGGCCGCCCGATGGTCAATCTGCTGCCGCTGGGCGCGGGCGAGACGATCTCGACCGTTCTTCCCCTGCCCGAGGACGAAACCGAATGGGGCAAGCTCCACGTCATGTTCGCCACCGCCAAGGGCAGCGTGCGGCGTAACAGCATGGACGCCTTCACTAGCATTCGCACGGCGGGCAAGATCGCGATGAAGTTCGAAAATGATGACGAGGATGATCGGCTGATCGGCGTCGCCTTGCTCGACGAAGGTGACGATGTGCTGCTCGCGACCCGCCAAGGCAAGGCAATCCGCTTCGCCGGCAACGAGGTGCGCGAATTCCAAAGCCGCGATTCGACCGGCGTTCGCGGTATGCGGCTGAGTGCGGGCGACGAAGTGATCTCGCTGTCGATCCTGCACAAGGTCGGCGTCGCCGATCAGGACGAGCGGGACGATTATCTGCGCCATGCCGCCTGGAAACCCGAAGACACCGAGGGCGTCCGCAAGCCGCGCGAAATGGACGATGTCCGTTTTGCCGAGTTGCAAGACCGCGAACAGTTCATCCTGACCGTCTGCGCCAACGGCTATGGCAAGCTGTCGTCGGCCTATGAATATCGCCGCACCGGTCGCGGTGGTCAGGGGATCACCAACATCGACAATATCGCCCGCAACGGCCTGGTCGTCGCGAGCTTCCCCGCCACCAAGGCGCACCAGCTGATGCTGGTCACCGATCAGGCGAAACTGATCCGCATGGGCCTCGATTCGATGCGCGTCATCGGCCGCGGCACTGCGGGTGTGCGCCTGTTCGATGTCGCGAAAGACGAGCATGTCGTCTCTGCCGCGCTGATCGAGGAAGGTGAGGAGGACACGGTCGAGGACGACGTTGCCGAGGCAGCAACCCCGGAAACGGAAGCGCCTTCGGAATGA
- a CDS encoding DNA glycosylase AlkZ-like family protein — MTSRAIRISGADARRLCLRAQRLDEAAPFGAGPSAVTAAISHLGYVQIDTINVIERCHHHILWSRIPKYRCANLGAVQSIERSAFEYWSHALAYIPTTDFRFFAPAMEARRLRPRPPYAKIDPDAYAALLSRIRGDGPLTLRDIDDGIREEKQHPWASRKPSKRLLDYGFWVGDLTISARTGMLKTYELSDRHFGWDRRPAAATPDEFAGYLLDRAIRTQGIFSLESATYGDAPAKAAVARLVDGRMARGTLVPVEIDGLARAKHWAAPAALDALPSLDPARRVHILSPFDPLVIQRKRLSALFGYEHRFEAYVPAAQRRYGYFALPVLAGDRIVAAIDTKMDRKSGGLLIQKWSWIVPETKRLRNQIETALGRFERFQQRA; from the coding sequence ATGACCAGCCGCGCGATCAGGATAAGCGGGGCGGATGCGCGCCGTCTGTGCTTGCGCGCGCAGCGGCTTGACGAAGCTGCGCCCTTTGGCGCCGGCCCGTCGGCGGTGACGGCGGCGATCAGCCACCTCGGCTATGTCCAGATCGACACCATCAACGTCATCGAACGTTGCCATCATCACATTCTGTGGTCGCGCATCCCGAAATACCGCTGCGCCAACCTTGGCGCGGTGCAATCGATCGAGCGGTCGGCGTTCGAGTATTGGAGCCACGCGCTCGCCTATATTCCGACGACCGATTTCCGCTTCTTCGCCCCCGCGATGGAGGCCCGGCGCCTTCGACCGCGTCCGCCTTATGCCAAAATCGATCCCGACGCTTATGCCGCGCTGCTGTCGCGTATTCGCGGCGACGGCCCACTCACGCTCCGTGACATTGACGATGGGATCCGCGAAGAAAAGCAACATCCCTGGGCCAGCCGAAAGCCGTCGAAACGGTTGCTCGACTATGGTTTCTGGGTCGGTGACCTGACGATCAGCGCCCGAACGGGCATGCTCAAGACATATGAGCTGTCCGACCGGCATTTCGGGTGGGACCGGCGGCCAGCGGCGGCAACGCCGGACGAGTTTGCCGGCTATCTTCTCGACCGCGCGATCCGAACCCAGGGCATCTTCAGCCTCGAAAGCGCGACTTATGGCGACGCACCGGCAAAAGCTGCCGTGGCTCGACTGGTGGACGGCCGCATGGCGCGCGGGACGCTGGTGCCGGTCGAGATCGATGGATTGGCGCGCGCGAAACACTGGGCGGCACCGGCGGCGCTCGACGCGCTTCCATCGCTCGACCCGGCCCGGCGCGTGCATATCCTGTCGCCATTCGATCCGCTGGTCATCCAGAGAAAGCGGCTGTCGGCCCTGTTCGGATATGAGCATCGGTTCGAGGCATATGTCCCGGCCGCGCAGCGCCGCTACGGATACTTCGCGCTTCCCGTGCTCGCAGGCGACCGGATCGTCGCGGCGATCGATACGAAGATGGATCGCAAATCGGGCGGTCTGCTGATCCAGAAATGGAGCTGGATCGTGCCCGAAACGAAGCGATTACGAAATCAGATCGAGACAGCGCTAGGCCGGTTCGAGCGATTCCAACAGCGCGCCTGA
- a CDS encoding TauD/TfdA family dioxygenase has product MTLTIAPSGQSCGAHVIGVDLTQPLTPDSVAEIRAAWLDHLVLAFPDQKISDDDLERFTQYFGGFGDDPFIKPVPGRRHVIAVKRRADETSPLFAENWHSDWSFQARPPSGTCLFGITIPPVGGNTDFSNQHAALDAMPDALRAKIDGRNAIHSARGGYAPSGMYGAGDKDRSMDIRSGDEALATQTHPFIRHHPETGREGLFGCAGYIMGIEGMDDAEALPILYELLQWQDREEFRYSHVWEPDMLIMWDNRSLLHRATGGYDGHDRLLHRTTIAAWEE; this is encoded by the coding sequence ATGACCCTGACGATCGCCCCCAGCGGCCAATCCTGCGGCGCCCATGTAATCGGCGTCGATCTCACCCAGCCGCTCACCCCCGACAGCGTCGCCGAAATCCGCGCCGCCTGGCTCGATCATCTCGTCCTCGCCTTCCCCGATCAGAAGATAAGCGACGATGATCTCGAACGTTTCACGCAATATTTCGGCGGTTTCGGCGATGATCCTTTCATCAAACCGGTTCCCGGTCGCCGCCATGTCATCGCGGTCAAGCGCCGTGCCGACGAAACCTCGCCGCTGTTCGCCGAAAACTGGCACAGCGACTGGAGTTTCCAGGCCCGCCCGCCCTCGGGAACCTGCCTGTTCGGGATCACCATCCCGCCGGTCGGTGGCAACACCGACTTTTCGAACCAGCACGCCGCGCTCGACGCGATGCCCGATGCGCTGAGGGCGAAAATCGACGGTCGCAACGCGATCCACAGTGCGCGCGGCGGCTATGCGCCGTCGGGAATGTATGGCGCGGGGGACAAGGATCGCAGCATGGACATTCGCTCGGGCGATGAAGCACTGGCGACCCAGACCCATCCCTTCATCCGCCACCACCCCGAAACGGGTCGCGAGGGGTTGTTCGGCTGCGCGGGCTACATCATGGGTATCGAGGGCATGGACGATGCCGAGGCGCTGCCGATCCTCTATGAACTGCTGCAATGGCAGGACCGCGAGGAATTTCGCTACAGCCATGTCTGGGAACCCGACATGCTGATTATGTGGGATAACCGCTCGCTGCTCCACCGCGCCACCGGCGGCTACGACGGCCACGACCGCCTGCTCCACCGCACGACGATCGCCGCGTGGGAGGAGTAA
- a CDS encoding molybdenum cofactor biosynthesis protein MoaE — protein MIRVAVQAAAIDVGAELDLHDAGGHGASASFIGRVRGDGGLNELYLEHHPVMTEAGLGDLANAAADRWQLAALTLIHRVGAMAPGDTIVLVLASSPHRSEALAACEFLIDRLKTDVMLWKRETFEDGRVAWVEAREGDAARAERWGQ, from the coding sequence ATGATCCGCGTCGCGGTGCAGGCGGCGGCGATCGACGTCGGCGCCGAGCTTGACCTGCATGACGCGGGCGGCCACGGCGCGAGTGCCAGTTTTATCGGCCGGGTGCGTGGCGATGGCGGGCTGAACGAACTGTATCTGGAACATCATCCGGTGATGACCGAAGCCGGGCTGGGCGATCTGGCGAATGCCGCGGCGGACCGGTGGCAACTGGCGGCGCTGACCTTGATCCACCGCGTCGGAGCGATGGCGCCGGGCGATACGATCGTGCTGGTGCTGGCGAGCAGCCCGCACCGCAGCGAGGCGCTGGCAGCGTGCGAGTTTCTGATCGACCGGCTGAAGACCGACGTGATGCTGTGGAAGCGTGAAACGTTTGAGGATGGGCGCGTGGCGTGGGTGGAGGCGCGCGAGGGGGATGCGGCGCGGGCGGAAAGATGGGGTCAATAA
- a CDS encoding SDR family oxidoreductase, which yields MTEHGSAIIIGASGGIGAALADALQEEGRHDVIHRFARSFPAPHRIDVTDEASIAAAAALVRDSGRPPQLVIVATGLLHADDRRPERALADIDPDWMAQNFAVNAIGPALVAKYFLPLLPRCGRTVFAMLSARVGSIGDNRTGGWYSYRASKAALNQLVRGFAIAETRRNPDALVVALHPGTVDTSLSAPFQRGVPAEQLTLAATAAANLLRTLSALTPAETGRIFAWDGSEIIP from the coding sequence GTGACAGAGCATGGATCGGCCATCATCATCGGGGCTTCGGGCGGCATCGGCGCTGCGCTCGCGGACGCTTTGCAGGAGGAAGGTCGCCATGACGTCATCCACCGCTTCGCCCGGTCGTTTCCCGCCCCGCATAGGATCGACGTCACCGACGAGGCCTCGATCGCGGCCGCCGCGGCCCTGGTGCGCGACAGTGGCCGGCCGCCCCAACTGGTGATCGTCGCGACCGGGCTGCTCCATGCGGATGACCGCCGCCCCGAACGCGCGCTGGCCGACATCGACCCCGACTGGATGGCACAGAATTTTGCCGTCAACGCGATCGGTCCGGCGCTGGTCGCCAAATATTTCCTGCCGTTGCTGCCGCGCTGCGGGCGCACCGTTTTTGCGATGCTGTCGGCGCGGGTCGGCAGCATCGGCGACAACCGGACGGGCGGCTGGTACAGCTATCGCGCCTCGAAAGCCGCGCTGAACCAGCTTGTTCGCGGCTTCGCGATCGCCGAGACGCGGCGCAACCCCGACGCGCTGGTCGTCGCCTTGCATCCCGGTACCGTGGACACCAGTTTGTCGGCGCCATTTCAGCGTGGCGTACCCGCCGAACAACTGACCCTGGCCGCCACCGCCGCCGCAAATTTGCTCCGGACGTTAAGCGCGCTGACGCCCGCCGAAACCGGCCGGATTTTCGCTTGGGACGGCAGCGAAATCATTCCCTGA
- a CDS encoding hydrogen peroxide-inducible genes activator: MSNYLPTLKQMQYLVALHDHGHFGRAADACNVTQSTLSAGIRELETLLGQTLVERTRRVVRFTGLGNAIVEKAHRVLREAEELADMAAAAAAPLVGELRMSVIPTIAPFLLPGMLRVLRKERPALKLFLREEPSAQACESLHHGTVDCVLLALPYGCGDVESEALFDDALFVAFPGDQSEDLPAMVSADQIDPAQMLMLEDGHCLKDHVLAACNRPELRAGARMMGTSLHTLVQMVDNGLGITMLPQMAIEAGILDHTDIDTRPLDSDHDWRTIALVWRKGSPRADEFKMLADIFRKHRVG; encoded by the coding sequence ATGTCGAATTACCTGCCGACCCTGAAACAGATGCAGTATCTCGTCGCGCTGCACGATCATGGCCATTTCGGCCGCGCCGCTGACGCCTGCAACGTTACCCAGTCGACGCTGTCGGCGGGCATCCGCGAGCTGGAAACGCTGCTCGGTCAGACGCTGGTCGAGCGCACCCGCCGCGTCGTCCGCTTCACCGGGCTTGGCAATGCAATCGTCGAAAAGGCGCACCGAGTGCTGCGCGAGGCCGAGGAACTGGCCGACATGGCCGCCGCCGCCGCGGCGCCGCTGGTCGGCGAGCTGCGGATGAGCGTCATCCCGACGATCGCGCCCTTCCTGCTCCCCGGCATGTTGCGCGTGCTGCGCAAAGAACGCCCGGCGCTCAAGCTGTTTCTGCGTGAGGAGCCCAGTGCCCAGGCGTGCGAATCGCTGCACCACGGCACCGTCGATTGCGTGTTGCTCGCCCTCCCCTATGGCTGCGGCGACGTCGAAAGCGAGGCCTTGTTCGACGACGCGCTGTTCGTCGCCTTTCCCGGCGACCAGTCCGAAGACCTGCCCGCGATGGTCAGCGCCGACCAGATCGACCCGGCACAAATGCTGATGCTCGAGGACGGCCATTGCCTGAAAGATCACGTCCTCGCGGCATGCAATCGCCCCGAACTGCGCGCCGGGGCGCGGATGATGGGGACGTCGCTGCACACGCTGGTCCAGATGGTCGACAACGGCCTGGGCATCACCATGCTGCCGCAAATGGCGATTGAGGCGGGGATTCTCGACCACACCGACATCGACACCCGCCCGCTCGATTCGGATCACGACTGGCGCACCATCGCGCTGGTCTGGCGCAAGGGAAGCCCGCGCGCGGATGAGTTCAAGATGCTGGCGGATATTTTCCGCAAGCATCGGGTGGGTTAA